In a single window of the Bactrocera dorsalis isolate Fly_Bdor chromosome 2, ASM2337382v1, whole genome shotgun sequence genome:
- the LOC105223660 gene encoding pre-mRNA-splicing factor SPF27 — protein sequence MAGEVTVDALPYIDQGYDDAGVRESALAMVEEECRRYRPTKNYLDHLPPLNANAFETELMASEFERIQNRQPMETLSMKRYELPPPPSGKLSEVSAWQESIENSMAQLEHQWVRAMNLELMLDYGIESWKAYLEVIAALQAKTLTQLQESKKQIQDINWQRKQAQTHAGEKLKSLEANWVLLVSKNYEIEQKCAELEDQLQKALMKIESLKARKSTTLTNGDT from the exons ATGGCGGGTGAGGTAACAGTTGACGCATTACCATACATTGATCAAGGCTATGATGACGCAGGAGTTCGAGAATCg GCACTTGCTATGGTGGAGGAAGAATGCCGACGTTATAGGCCTACAAAGAATTATCTTGATCATTTACCACCTTTAAATGCAAATGCCTTTGAAACCGAATTAATGGCGAGCGAATTTGAGAGAATACAAAATCGCCAACCAATGGAAACTCTAAGCATGAAACGGTATGAATTGCCACCTCCACCCTCTGGTAAACTATCGGAAGTAAGTGCTTGGCAAGAGTCTATAGAGAATTCAATGGCACAACTGGAACATCAATGGGTGCGTGCAATGAACCTGGAATTAATGTTGGATTATGGTATAGAGTCTTGGAAAGCATATTTGGAAGTTATAGCCGCGTTACAAGCGAAAACTCTAACACAGCTACAGgaatcaaaaaaacaaattcaagatATTAATTGGCAACGTAAGCAGGCACAAACACATGCTGGAGAAAAGTTAAAATCATTGGAGGCCAATTGGGTGTTGTTGGTatctaaaaattatgaaattgaacAAAAGTGTGCAGAGTTAGAAGATCAATTGCAAAAAGCGCTCATGAAAATTGAAAGTCTGAAAGCAAGAAAGAGTACCACGCTTACAAATGGGGACACttaa
- the LOC105223661 gene encoding myosin-13 isoform X1, whose product MVKFGELRIQQLKKELEERNLPISWQKADLQARLREAMEADGINVDEFEFVGPETSTKVEEKVEEQRTSSSVDMNMLLVAIQKIAENTENAVQTGNRLAQQIAENAEKAVQTENRLAQQIAENTSQIADNAVQTENRLAQQIAENTSQLESRLTQQHRLVQQITENTTQLQKQVQEKFSKFEDELSTLKNDEENLKAEVLQLSNRVQELQLHGPAPSTNNQRLKAPTFDGSIPFQIFKLQFEKTAMANNWNAADKVASLFVSLKGPAAEILQTIPDCERDNYEALMSAIERRYGSEHRKQIYQIELQNRGQKMNESLQEFATEIERLAHLANADAPVDYIERVKIQCFINGIRDVDTKRATYALPKRTFAETVSHALTQETASLLCKPAHKVQRVEMEQPALMEEILKTLKTIAAQRVNTTGRCFNCGKAGHFARNCNIKVNPSKRNQPTEHRKRIHHKNADALSRRPCPLECKHCSKSEGKEGIIDVRLLNIEPEDDWTPHRIRINQLEDPDLAKLVMAKENGV is encoded by the coding sequence atggttaaattcggagaattgagaattcagcaattaaaaaaggaactggaggagcgtaatttgccgataagctggcaaaaggcggatctgcaggcacgattacgtgaagcaatggaagcggatggaattaatgtggacgagttcgaatttgttgggccagaaacttctacaaaggtagaagaaaaagtagaagaacaacgaacatcatcgagtgtggacatgaacatgctgttagtggctatacagaaaatagctgaaaatacagaaaatgcagtgcaaacaggaaatcgtctggcacagcaaatagctgaaaatgcagaaaaggcagtgcaaacagaaaatcgtctggcacagcaaatagctgaaaatacatcacaaatagcagacaatgcagtgcaaaccgaaaatcgtctggcacagcaaatagctgaaaatacatcacagttagagtctcgccttacacaacaacatcgtttagtacaacagattacggaaaatactacacaactacaaaaacaagtgcaagagaaattttcaaaatttgaagacgaattaagcactttaaaaaatgacgaagaaaatttaaaagcagaagttcttcaattaagtaatcgtgtgcaagaactgcaactgcatggccctgcaccatcaacaaataatcaaagattgaaggcacccacattcgatggaagtattccatttcaaattttcaaacttcagtttgaaaagacagcaatggccaataactggaatgcagcggacaaagtagcgtccttgtttgtatcattgaaaggacctgcggcagaaatccttcagactattccagactgtgaacgggacaactatgaggcattgatgagtgcgatagaaagacgatatggtagtgagcaccggaaacaaatataccagatcgaactgcaaaataggggtcagaaaatgaacgagtcattgcaagagttcgcaactgaaatagaacgactggctcatttggcaaatgcagatgcacctgtggattacattgagagggtaaaaattcaatgtttcataaatggaattcgtgatgtggacaccaaacgcgccacatatgcattgccaaaaagaacgtttgctgaaacggtttcgcacgctctcacacaggaaacagcttcgctactatgtaaaccagcacacaaagtacaaagagttgaaatggaacaaccagcgctgatggaagaaatattgaagactttgaagacaattgctgcacagcgagtaaatacaacaggcagatgtttcaactgtggaaaagcgggtcactttgcccgaaattgcaatataaaggtaaacccatcaaaacggaaccaaccaacagaacaccgaaagaggattcaccacaaaaatgcggatgcattatcgcgtcgcccttgtccactggaatgtaaacattgctccaaatcagaaggaaaagaaggtataatcgacgtgcgattactgaatatagaacctgaagatgattggactcctcaccgcatcagaatcaatcagctggaggaccctgatcttgcaaagctggtaatggccaaagaaaatggggtatga